Sequence from the Nocardia brasiliensis genome:
CCTGGGCCGCGGCGATGAGGGCACGCAGAGACGCGTCGTTCGTGTCGGCCCAGTGTGGGTTGTTCGCGAAACGGCCGGGATCGGTGAACAGGAACACCACGCTGTCGGCCACCTCGACGAACGAGCGCAGCAGGTAGATGAGGTGATCCAGGGGCGAGCGGGTGCCGTCGTTCGCGGCGCGGGCGATCGTGTCGATGGTCTGCAACGAGTCGAGCAGGACCGCGTCGACGAGATCCTGCCGTTCCGGGAAGTAGCGGTGCAGCGTGCTGCGGCTGACCTCGGCGCGCTCGGCGATATCGCCGAGCGCGGCGCTGAAATCGCGCGCCCAGACCCGCAGCGCCGCGTGCATGATCGCGGTTCGTGTCCTGGTCCGCGGGCCGCTCGTCGGCGTCGATCTCGCACCTGCCGTCCCGCTCCTGACCATGGCGGAACAGTAGCATCCTGACCGGCAGGTTGAGACATAAGGTCTTGTTAATGGGACATTGATGTCCTATTTTGATAGCCATGCGACGTAAAAGGTTTCTGATGTTCGCCGGTGCGACGGTCTCGCTCGGCTTGCTTGCCTGGCTCGCCCTGCGCGATACCTCGCCGGTCGGCCACTTCACCTCCGCCGACGGGCGGGACCGGTTCTTCGCCGCGTACGAGCGGGCGATGCGGGACCTGCCGACCCCGGACGCGACCTTG
This genomic interval carries:
- a CDS encoding TetR/AcrR family transcriptional regulator is translated as MVRSGTAGARSTPTSGPRTRTRTAIMHAALRVWARDFSAALGDIAERAEVSRSTLHRYFPERQDLVDAVLLDSLQTIDTIARAANDGTRSPLDHLIYLLRSFVEVADSVVFLFTDPGRFANNPHWADTNDASLRALIAAAQADGSLDPDLPTEWIDGIFNAHLYVAATTAQQADVPKHVIADNAIRTFLGGVAPRPDA